In Apostichopus japonicus isolate 1M-3 chromosome 3, ASM3797524v1, whole genome shotgun sequence, a single genomic region encodes these proteins:
- the LOC139965507 gene encoding uncharacterized protein, producing the protein MADSSEDDQEARLSPLDCPVCCLKNADPKVLPCGHSFCKSCIEKLMQALPASCPVCRAQIIAPSSDSLPTNFTLKALIVEEEKDSSDFNMKSRRLVGDCSAHMKTRDQFCRTCERQICEDCVQDQHAESEDHDIAPVGAIVTQQREVLDATMAELITITEQLAEITNFTSTVEKTCEDQSQDLMNEITDAVKTTTRETNDEETTLKQAVQQEREVVRRTIAPMKSLHSEIALLTNYSTDICLSFQKDLQEANVSKLNGFKSVTQKKENILKNLAYLQDMKNAFTYRDPQFRSQAKSCVGKLVSRGSTLSKYMKTFELSNDNDLCGIIWPQIHWLISISCHVSGNHNFVQFNNFNFLQDDIVVETGIDKKWLTITPNFCSDRRSILSLASGQIHKFTLPTTDKTEDGMEIVATVFNLPDIIGISWDEQRKGCYALLGDGKTIVHLDIENSKAPREVMQLTEKVTLKSYTHILHIRVDGSMAVCDHGNGVIRFYPSLNGVGLSKTVKKPTELKHVEIAVPWSVCTRNEDNHWYVLWVSYSCRDKFANVFVYDASFELMGELLKVQINENVSASSQAHTSSSSSSRFGGLDRFQIFYETPKKVPDPLIMGASFCFQGEFIALKLEKKIYVYHI; encoded by the coding sequence ATGGCAGACAGTTCTGAAGATGACCAAGAAGCTCGCTTATCACCACTCGATTGCCCAGTATGCTGTCTCAAGAATGCCGATCCCAAGGTGTTGCCTTGTGGACATAGCTTTTGCAAATCATGCATTGAAAAGCTAATGCAAGCACTTCCAGCCTCATGTCCCGTCTGTCGTGCACAAATAATCGCACCTTCCTCTGACTCGCTACCCACCAACTTCACCCTTAAAGCCCTCATTGTGGAGGAAGAGAAAGATTCTTCAGACTTTAATATGAAGTCCAGAAGACTGGTTGGTGATTGTTCTGCACACATGAAAACTCGCGATCAGTTCTGTAGAACGTGTGAACGACAGATATGCGAAGACTGCGTACAAGACCAACACGCAGAGTCTGAGGATCACGACATTGCACCGGTAGGAGCAATAGTCACACAGCAAAGGGAGGTCCTTGATGCCACCATGGCGGAGCTTATTACAATTACCGAACAACTAGCAGAAATTACCAACTTCACGTCTACAGTCGAAAAGACTTGCGAAGATCAGTCTCAAGATTTAATGAACGAAATTACCGACGCTGTAAAAACGACTACACGAGAGACTAACGACGAAGAGACAACTCTAAAACAAGCTGTACAACAAGAACGGGAGGTTGTTCGTCGAACGATCGCTCCAATGAAAAGCCTGCATTCCGAGATCGCTTTGCTGACTAATTACTCTACAGATATCTGCTTGTCCTTTCAGAAGGACCTTCAGGAGGCCAATGTTTCCAAATTAAATGGGTTCAAATCTGTTACACAAAAGAAAGAgaacattttaaaaaatcttGCTTATCTTCAGGATATGAAGAATGCCTTCACTTATCGTGATCCACAGTTTCGATCCCAGGCAAAATCATGTGTTGGTAAGCTGGTTAGCCGTGGGTCGACTCTTTCAAAGtacatgaaaacatttgaatTATCTAATGATAATGACTTATGTGGAATTATATGGCCACAGATACATTGGTTGATATCTATTTCTTGTCATGTATCTGGTAATCACAATTTCGTCCAGTTCAATAACTTTAACTTCTTACAAGATGACATTGTAGTTGAAACAGGCATTGACAAAAAGTGGTTGACGATTACACCAAACTTCTGTTCTGATCGGCGTAGCATTCTATCCTTGGCTTCTGGACAGATTCACAAGTTTACTCTTCCAACCACAGATAAGACGGAAGATGGCATGGAAATAGTTGCTACTGTTTTCAACCTCCCGGATATCATCGGTATATCGTGGGACGAACAACGGAAAGGGTGTTACGCCTTGTTAGGAGATGGAAAGACGATAGTCCATCTGGATATCGAGAACAGCAAAGCCCCTAGGGAAGTAATGCAACTAACAGAGAAAGTGACATTGAAAAGTTATACCCATATTCTACACATACGTGTGGACGGAAGCATGGCTGTTTGTGATCACGGTAACGGGGTCATTCGATTTTACCCTTCTCTGAATGGCGTAGGCCTTAGTAAGACGGTAAAGAAACCTACAGAACTGAAACACGTAGAAATAGCCGTACCGTGGAGTGTTTGCACGAGGAACGAAGACAATCATTGGTACGTCCTTTGGGTGTCCTATTCTTGCAGAGATAAGTTCGCCAATGTGTTTGTCTACGATGCATCGTTCGAGTTAATGGGGGAACTGTTGAAAGTTCAGATTAACGAAAACGTGTCAGCGAGTTCACAAGCTcacacttcttcttcttcttcgagCCGTTTTGGCGGGTTGGATAGGTTCCAGATATTCTATGAAACACCAAAAAAAGTCCCAGATCCATTAATCATGGGAgcatcattttgttttcaagggGAATTTATCGCTCTAAagttagaaaagaaaatatacgtTTATCATATCTGA